In one Prosthecochloris aestuarii DSM 271 genomic region, the following are encoded:
- the rfbC gene encoding dTDP-4-dehydrorhamnose 3,5-epimerase — protein MNVIETAIPDVLVFEPRIFGDERGYFFESFRQDFFEKHAGDVHFVQDNESRSHYGVLRGLHFQKAQYSQGKLVRVVEGAVLDVAVDIRKGSPWFGKHVAMHLNAEKKNMMWIPRGFAHGFVVLSETAVFTYKCDNYYAPEADAGIRWNDPALGIEWGVDASVIEVSEKDANLALLAEIGEW, from the coding sequence ATGAATGTTATTGAAACGGCTATTCCGGATGTTCTGGTTTTTGAGCCTCGGATTTTTGGTGATGAGCGGGGGTATTTTTTTGAGTCTTTTCGACAGGATTTTTTTGAGAAGCATGCTGGAGACGTTCATTTTGTGCAGGATAATGAGTCGCGCTCTCACTATGGGGTGTTGAGAGGATTACATTTTCAGAAGGCGCAGTATAGCCAGGGGAAACTGGTTCGGGTTGTCGAGGGGGCTGTGCTTGATGTTGCTGTTGATATTCGAAAAGGGTCACCATGGTTTGGCAAGCATGTTGCGATGCATCTGAATGCAGAGAAAAAGAACATGATGTGGATCCCGAGGGGGTTTGCTCACGGGTTTGTTGTGCTGTCGGAAACGGCGGTATTTACCTATAAGTGCGATAATTATTATGCGCCTGAAGCTGATGCCGGGATCCGGTGGAATGATCCGGCGCTGGGCATTGAGTGGGGTGTGGATGCTTCGGTGATCGAGGTGTCGGAGAAGGATGCGAATTTGGCGTTACTTGCTGAGATTGGGGAATGGTAG
- the rfbD gene encoding dTDP-4-dehydrorhamnose reductase codes for MNILVTGSKGQLGSEIRDAAMLDGGLRFFFCDLAELDITDRDAVVRMCERDGIDVIINCAAYTAVDRAEDDADTAMRVNRDGPGVLAECARERGALLLQVSTDYVFNGESSVPYRECDEVSPLGVYGQSKWEGEELVRRSGASYMIFRTSWLYSAHGNNFVKTMLRLGAERDELRVVFDQVGTPCYAADLARALMHVLERVEPGVNYAATYHFSNEGVCSWYDFAVMIMRLGGLGCRVVPIESSEFPAKVTRPHFSVLNKGKIKADWGVDVPHWMDGLERMMRAPLARGGASRGDA; via the coding sequence ATGAATATTCTTGTTACCGGGTCGAAGGGGCAGTTGGGGTCGGAGATTCGTGATGCTGCTATGCTTGACGGGGGTTTGCGGTTTTTTTTCTGCGATTTGGCGGAGCTTGATATCACTGATCGTGATGCGGTTGTGAGGATGTGTGAGCGTGACGGGATTGATGTGATTATCAATTGTGCGGCATATACGGCGGTTGACAGGGCTGAGGATGATGCGGATACTGCGATGAGGGTGAACCGGGATGGGCCGGGTGTGCTGGCGGAGTGTGCGCGTGAGCGAGGTGCGCTCTTGTTGCAGGTGTCGACGGATTATGTGTTTAATGGTGAGTCTTCGGTTCCGTATCGTGAATGTGACGAGGTTTCTCCCCTTGGTGTGTATGGTCAGTCGAAATGGGAGGGCGAGGAGCTGGTGCGGCGGTCGGGGGCGTCATATATGATTTTCAGGACGTCCTGGTTGTATTCGGCGCATGGTAATAATTTTGTGAAGACGATGCTTCGGCTGGGGGCTGAGCGCGATGAATTGCGGGTGGTATTTGACCAGGTGGGTACGCCATGTTACGCGGCTGATTTGGCTCGCGCGCTGATGCATGTTCTCGAGCGTGTGGAGCCGGGGGTGAACTATGCGGCAACCTATCATTTTTCGAATGAAGGGGTGTGTTCGTGGTATGATTTTGCGGTGATGATCATGCGGCTGGGCGGGCTCGGGTGCCGTGTCGTTCCGATTGAGAGCAGCGAGTTTCCTGCGAAGGTGACACGTCCTCATTTCAGCGTGCTGAACAAAGGGAAGATCAAAGCGGATTGGGGGGTGGATGTTCCGCACTGGATGGATGGGTTGGAGAGGATGATGCGAGCGCCTTTGGCGCGGGGAGGCGCTTCGCGCGGTGACGCGTGA
- the rfbB gene encoding dTDP-glucose 4,6-dehydratase — MHILITGGAGFIGSHVVRRFVNAYPEYRITNLDALTYAGNLENLRDVEDRENYRFVKGDITDGDAMMALFREEQFDGVIHLAAESHVDRSIANPTAFVMTNVLGTVNLLNAARTAWAGAFEGKLFYHISTDEVYGTLGSAGMFTEETAYDPHSPYSASKASSDHFVRAYHDTYGLPVVVSNCSNNYGANQFPEKLIPLFINNIRNRKPLPVYGKGENVRDWLWVVDHAEAIDVIFHSGKHGETYNIGGHNEWTNIDLIRLLCGIMDRKLARREGESAELITYVTDRAGHDLRYAIDSGKLQRELGWSPSIRFEEGLEKTVDWYLENGQWLERVTSGEYQRY, encoded by the coding sequence ATGCATATACTTATTACGGGCGGGGCGGGGTTTATCGGGTCGCATGTGGTGCGGCGGTTTGTCAATGCGTATCCGGAGTACCGGATAACGAACCTTGATGCGTTGACCTATGCGGGTAATCTGGAGAACCTTCGAGATGTGGAGGATCGGGAGAATTACCGGTTTGTGAAGGGTGATATTACGGATGGGGACGCGATGATGGCGCTGTTCCGTGAGGAGCAGTTCGACGGGGTGATTCATCTGGCGGCGGAGTCGCATGTGGATCGTTCGATTGCCAATCCGACGGCGTTTGTGATGACGAATGTGCTGGGGACGGTGAATCTGCTGAATGCGGCGCGTACAGCCTGGGCGGGAGCGTTTGAGGGGAAGCTGTTTTACCATATTTCGACGGATGAGGTGTATGGGACGCTGGGTTCTGCCGGGATGTTTACGGAGGAGACGGCGTATGATCCGCACAGTCCGTATTCAGCGTCGAAGGCGTCGTCGGATCATTTTGTTCGTGCCTATCACGATACCTACGGGCTGCCGGTGGTGGTGAGCAACTGTTCGAATAATTACGGAGCGAACCAGTTTCCGGAGAAGCTGATTCCGTTGTTCATCAATAATATCAGAAACCGCAAACCGCTGCCGGTCTATGGGAAGGGCGAGAATGTGCGGGACTGGCTGTGGGTGGTTGATCATGCTGAGGCAATTGATGTGATTTTCCATAGTGGCAAGCATGGCGAGACCTATAATATCGGAGGGCATAACGAGTGGACGAATATTGATCTGATCCGTCTGCTGTGCGGGATTATGGATCGCAAGCTCGCCCGGAGAGAGGGGGAGTCGGCAGAGCTGATTACCTATGTGACGGATCGCGCTGGTCATGATCTGCGTTATGCGATTGATTCGGGGAAGCTGCAGCGAGAGCTCGGGTGGTCGCCATCGATTCGTTTCGAGGAGGGATTGGAGAAGACGGTGGACTGGTACCTGGAAAACGGCCAGTGGCTGGAGCGTGTGACCTCGGGTGAGTATCAGCGCTATTGA
- a CDS encoding mannose-1-phosphate guanylyltransferase/mannose-6-phosphate isomerase yields the protein MIIPVILSGGSGTRLWPLSRAMYPKQLLPLAGKGTMLQETVSRLAAMIDIGPVFCVCNEEHRFLVAEQLRQVTDSVGGIILEPVGRNTAPAVAVAAMQVRKQFPDAVMLVLPADHVIRDVDAFAAAVAVGTAAAEQGALVTFGVVPDAPETGYGYIRAADAGTGSNLPDGVMPVAEFVEKPDRETAEGYVASGNYFWNSGMFLFRADRYLEELEIHAPAIFEASGAALEQAATDLDFLRLERGSFEACPSDSIDYAVMERTSRAAVVPLDAGWNDVGAWSALWGVESRDDDGNVRKGDVLVQNVTGSYIHSTSRLVAAVGLDDCVVVETSDAVLVASKDRVQDVKAIVQELKERGRPEALTHQRVYRPWGSYETIDMADRYQVKRIVVNPGATLSLQMHFHRAEHWVVVKGTALIRNGEKEITLSEDQSTYISLGTLHRLENPGKIPLELIEVQTGSYLGEDDIVRYDDKYGR from the coding sequence ATGATTATTCCTGTTATTCTTAGTGGCGGGTCGGGGACCCGGTTGTGGCCGTTGTCGAGGGCGATGTATCCTAAGCAGTTGCTGCCGCTTGCCGGAAAGGGGACGATGCTGCAGGAGACGGTGTCTCGATTGGCTGCTATGATAGATATTGGACCGGTGTTTTGCGTGTGTAACGAGGAACACCGGTTTCTTGTTGCTGAGCAGCTTCGCCAGGTGACGGATTCGGTCGGGGGTATTATTCTTGAGCCTGTCGGGCGTAATACTGCGCCTGCGGTTGCTGTTGCTGCGATGCAGGTGCGCAAGCAGTTTCCTGATGCGGTGATGCTGGTGCTGCCGGCTGACCATGTGATACGCGATGTTGATGCATTTGCTGCGGCGGTTGCTGTGGGGACGGCGGCGGCGGAGCAGGGGGCTCTTGTGACGTTTGGCGTTGTGCCTGATGCGCCGGAGACCGGTTATGGTTATATCCGGGCGGCTGATGCGGGAACGGGATCTAACCTTCCTGACGGGGTGATGCCGGTTGCGGAATTTGTTGAGAAACCTGATCGTGAGACCGCTGAGGGGTATGTGGCGTCCGGGAATTATTTCTGGAATAGCGGCATGTTTCTTTTTCGGGCCGACAGGTATCTGGAGGAGCTTGAGATTCATGCGCCGGCTATTTTTGAGGCGAGTGGGGCTGCGTTGGAACAGGCGGCTACGGATCTTGATTTTCTGCGGCTTGAGCGTGGGTCGTTTGAGGCGTGTCCGTCTGATTCGATTGATTATGCGGTGATGGAGCGTACGTCGCGTGCGGCGGTGGTGCCGCTTGATGCGGGGTGGAACGATGTGGGGGCGTGGTCGGCGCTTTGGGGGGTTGAGTCGCGCGATGATGATGGGAATGTGAGGAAGGGTGATGTGCTGGTTCAGAACGTGACGGGCAGCTATATCCATTCGACGAGCCGTCTGGTTGCTGCTGTGGGGCTTGATGATTGTGTTGTTGTGGAGACGTCGGATGCGGTGCTGGTGGCTTCGAAGGATCGGGTGCAGGATGTGAAGGCGATTGTGCAGGAATTGAAGGAGAGAGGGCGGCCGGAGGCGTTGACGCATCAGCGGGTCTATCGTCCCTGGGGCTCGTATGAGACGATCGATATGGCTGACCGGTATCAGGTGAAGCGGATTGTGGTGAATCCGGGTGCGACGTTGTCGCTGCAGATGCATTTTCACCGTGCTGAACACTGGGTTGTGGTGAAGGGGACGGCGTTGATTCGTAACGGGGAGAAGGAGATTACGCTTAGTGAGGATCAGTCGACCTATATTTCTCTGGGGACGCTGCATCGATTGGAGAACCCGGGGAAGATTCCTCTGGAGTTGATCGAGGTGCAGACGGGAAGCTACCTGGGCGAGGATGATATTGTGCGCTATGATGATAAGTATGGGAGGTGA
- the rfbA gene encoding glucose-1-phosphate thymidylyltransferase RfbA — protein MKGIILAGGSGTRLYPVTKAVSKQLLPIYDKPMIYYPLSTLMLAGIREVLVISTPQDLPLFERVLGDGSDWGISLSYVEQPSPDGLAQAFLLGDEFIGGDDVSLILGDNIFFGYGFSGMLKDAVESVREERVANIFGYYVNDPERYGVAEFNESGRVLSIEEKPSDPKSNYAVVGLYFYPNEVVEVARSVKPSARGELEITSVNEEFLRQNRLKMSMLGRGFAWLDTGTHESFQEAGNFIETVEKRQGLKIACPEEIAWRNKWIDDDRLEELADPLMKSQYGVYLRQLLKR, from the coding sequence ATGAAAGGAATTATACTTGCCGGGGGTTCGGGTACACGGTTGTATCCGGTGACGAAGGCGGTGTCGAAGCAGTTGCTGCCGATTTATGATAAGCCGATGATCTATTATCCTTTGAGTACGCTGATGCTGGCGGGGATACGTGAGGTGCTGGTGATTTCGACGCCTCAGGATCTTCCGTTGTTTGAGCGGGTGCTTGGTGATGGGAGTGATTGGGGGATCAGCTTGTCGTATGTGGAGCAGCCGTCACCGGATGGTTTGGCTCAGGCGTTTCTGCTGGGTGATGAGTTTATCGGCGGGGATGATGTGTCGCTGATTCTGGGGGATAATATCTTTTTCGGGTACGGGTTCAGCGGCATGCTGAAGGATGCGGTTGAGAGCGTGCGCGAGGAGCGGGTGGCTAATATTTTCGGTTATTATGTGAATGATCCCGAGCGGTATGGGGTGGCTGAATTTAATGAATCGGGTCGGGTGCTGTCGATCGAGGAGAAGCCATCGGATCCGAAGTCGAATTATGCGGTGGTCGGGTTGTATTTTTATCCGAACGAGGTGGTTGAAGTGGCCAGGAGTGTGAAGCCGTCAGCGCGTGGGGAACTGGAGATTACGTCGGTGAATGAGGAGTTTCTCCGCCAGAACCGGTTGAAGATGTCGATGTTAGGGCGCGGTTTTGCGTGGCTTGATACGGGAACGCACGAGTCGTTTCAGGAAGCGGGTAATTTTATTGAGACGGTGGAAAAACGCCAGGGGCTGAAGATCGCTTGTCCGGAGGAGATTGCCTGGCGCAATAAATGGATTGACGACGATCGCCTTGAAGAACTTGCTGATCCATTGATGAAGAGCCAGTACGGGGTGTATTTGCGTCAGTTGCTGAAGCGTTGA